A window of Lytechinus variegatus isolate NC3 chromosome 15, Lvar_3.0, whole genome shotgun sequence contains these coding sequences:
- the LOC121429273 gene encoding monocarboxylate transporter 5-like, producing the protein MSSTISNNAQLAFYLTLSGVGNNILRSAIVLTLASQTRNDFKIFYGIGKSGYGLGMAIVPIITNYLMEIYGWRGSLMLFGGFMSHLIPFAMLADTSLERKEDKHSIDQKDTRTIHSTQTKNCQISRSDEPRDECYLSRSDVGGTKDKELQSSSDSEINDKQVLTRCHALLEKNVHAIKESVFYQDPWLTVLVVTLGLFGVIDGAWHAFLIPRAMGRGIPTSKALILAYSAGAGCFIGRCISGALPNTKHFGQLEWFISLLLLNCSSILVDVLVLNFNLMIVTSFITAMCIAELSILKVTLCQERCPPDAFSVALAIGEIILGTSQLLGTSIAGYLAYAFADFNASFIYLLVVETCIFIVMVILRCTKQRTENTAKERQLSSAGQ; encoded by the exons ATGTCATCTACTATTTCTAACAATGCTCAACTTGCTTTCTACCTCACATTATCTG gtGTCGGTAACAACATTCTCCGTTCCGCAATTGTTCTCACACTCGCCTCACAAACTagaaatgatttcaaaattttctacgGTATTGGCAAATCTGGTTACGGTTTGGGAATGGCCATAGTGCCTATCATCACCAACTATCTCATGGAAATATATGGTTGGCGAGGATCACTAATGCTTTTTGGAGGGTTCATGTCTCATCTCATACCATTCGCGATGTTAGCAGATACTAGTTTAGAGAGGAAGGAAGATAAACATTCCATAGATCAAAAAGATACCAGAACTATTCACTCGACGCAAACTAAAAACTGCCAGATTTCTCGATCTGATGAGCCTCGAGACGAATGCTATCTATCTAGAAGTGATGTGGGAGGTACCAAAGATAAAGAACTACAATCTTCATCGGACTCTGAGATCAATGATAAGCAAGTGCTCACGCGATGTCATGCTCTTTTGGAAAAGAATGTACATGCTATTAAAGAATCTGTCTTTTACCAAGACCCCTGGCTAACTGTCTTAGTTGTTACTTTGGGTCTATTCGGGGTAATAGATGGTGCATGGCATGCATTTTTGATTCCCCGCGCCATGGGTAGAGGTATACCAACTTCAAAGGCACTTATCCTTGCATACTCCGCAGGAGCCGGTTGTTTTATTGGCCGTTGTATTAGTGGTGCTCTCCCTAATACCAAGCACTTTGGTCAGCTTGAATGGTTTATTTCTTTGCTATTGTTAAATTGCTCATCTATTCTTGTCGACGTCCTCGTCTTAAATTTTAACCTCATGATAGTGACATCTTTTATTACAGCAATGTGTATTGCTGAACTTAGTATTTTGAAAGTCACCCTATGTCAAGAAAGATGTCCGCCTGATGCCTTTTCTGTTGCCCTAGCAATTGGTGAAATCATCTTAGGAACATCGCAGCTGTTAGGCACATCAATCGCAG GATATCTTGCTTATGCATTTGCTGACTTCAACGCATCTTTTATCTACCTGTTGGTTGTCGAAACATGCATATTCATTGTGATGGTCATTTTAAGATGCACGAAGCAGCGGACTGAGAATACAGCAAAAGAAAGGCAATTGAGTTCGGCTGGGCAATAA